In Methanobacterium paludis, the following proteins share a genomic window:
- a CDS encoding mRNA surveillance protein pelota has product MRIVYQDTKRGIIDLVPETLDDLWNLSHIIEPGDMVSSKTTRRIQDSTGERLRSDRGIKKTFFLGIRVEEMNYHKYTGKLRATGIIEQGPEDLVPLGSHHTLDLKLNYSIKITKERWSRWNIKRLKEAITASKKPSAVIVAIEDDVADLGIIRQYGIEYYGPITGSVSGKRVIQKNRKKAITDFFTDVANTLGNLKDIQSIVIAGPGFSKGDFYEFLSDKYPEQAKIALVESTGAGGRAGIGEVLKKGIIEKMATEGRIAHEMRLVDNVLGEIGKSSNKVTYGKSQVKEAANAGAVQELLVIDDMVRERGIEKVMNVVENMGGKVMIISSEHDGGKQLASLGGIAALLRYSMG; this is encoded by the coding sequence ATGCGAATTGTTTATCAGGATACCAAAAGAGGAATCATTGATCTTGTCCCAGAAACATTGGACGATCTCTGGAATTTATCCCATATCATAGAACCTGGAGATATGGTTTCCTCAAAAACAACCCGTAGGATACAGGATTCGACAGGGGAACGTTTAAGGAGCGACAGGGGAATTAAAAAAACATTCTTTTTGGGAATAAGAGTTGAAGAAATGAATTACCATAAATACACTGGAAAACTAAGGGCAACAGGGATTATAGAACAGGGCCCTGAGGATCTGGTGCCACTTGGCTCCCACCACACTCTTGATTTAAAACTCAACTATTCAATAAAGATCACAAAGGAAAGATGGTCCAGATGGAACATTAAAAGACTTAAAGAAGCTATAACTGCATCTAAAAAACCATCAGCAGTTATAGTTGCCATAGAAGATGATGTGGCGGATCTTGGAATCATAAGACAGTACGGAATCGAGTATTACGGGCCAATAACAGGCAGTGTATCTGGAAAAAGGGTGATTCAAAAGAACAGAAAAAAAGCCATAACTGATTTTTTCACGGATGTTGCAAACACACTGGGAAATCTTAAAGACATCCAGAGCATTGTGATAGCAGGACCTGGATTTTCAAAGGGTGATTTCTACGAATTTTTAAGCGATAAATATCCGGAACAGGCCAAAATAGCTCTTGTTGAAAGTACAGGTGCGGGTGGAAGGGCAGGAATAGGTGAAGTCCTTAAAAAAGGCATAATTGAGAAGATGGCCACAGAAGGTAGAATAGCTCATGAGATGAGACTTGTTGATAATGTTTTGGGGGAAATTGGTAAATCCTCAAACAAGGTTACTTATGGAAAATCTCAGGTGAAAGAGGCAGCAAATGCTGGTGCAGTCCAGGAACTTCTGGTTATAGATGATATGGTTCGTGAAAGGGGTATAGAAAAAGTTATGAACGTTGTTGAAAACATGGGAGGTAAAGTCATGATAATAAGCAGTGAACATGACGGAGGAAAACAGCTTGCCTCCCTTGGTGGTATTGCAGCACTTTTAAGGTACAGTATGGGTTGA
- a CDS encoding nitroreductase family protein: MNEVMKTIKNRRSIRNYLPEQIKDEELETIIEAGIYAPTAHNDQPWHFTVIQNRELIDFINKESKELMKNSEYEWMRNIAKNDKIHLLHNAPTVFVVSGRKYAISPLVDCSAAIENMLLAAESLGIGSCWIGLVRSFFTKKDNIAKLDIPEGYEPYYAFTLGYKAINNVKAPERKRDVVNYIK; encoded by the coding sequence ATGAACGAAGTAATGAAAACAATAAAAAATAGAAGAAGCATTAGAAATTATCTTCCGGAACAAATAAAGGATGAAGAATTGGAAACGATTATAGAAGCAGGGATATATGCACCAACTGCACATAATGACCAACCTTGGCATTTTACAGTCATTCAAAACAGAGAATTGATAGATTTCATCAATAAAGAATCCAAAGAACTTATGAAAAATTCTGAATATGAATGGATGCGAAATATTGCCAAAAATGATAAAATACACCTCCTTCACAATGCACCAACAGTTTTTGTGGTTTCAGGTCGAAAATATGCCATATCACCCCTTGTAGATTGTTCAGCAGCCATAGAAAACATGCTTCTTGCTGCTGAAAGTCTTGGAATCGGTTCATGTTGGATCGGACTTGTTAGATCTTTCTTCACCAAGAAGGATAACATAGCAAAATTAGACATACCTGAAGGATACGAGCCATATTATGCATTCACTTTAGGTTATAAAGCAATAAATAATGTAAAAGCACCGGAAAGAAAAAGAGATGTTGTAAACTACATAAAATAA
- a CDS encoding ABC transporter permease, with translation MNLRRTFAVTKRVFRDIKNDKRTIALMFIAPIFAMFVFGLAFSGDVENVNVVIVNHDQGFQMPNGENVSFSDKIISNLDKKVLNIEYMNNEDKAVEKVEDGKAYAVIVFPENFTQDAYMGITNSGIANSNSTQSSSSINNTQITIKGDESVINIKNTILGTVGDAITKTMKNEGINSPINVNSDAVYGKNADFIDFFVPGIMAFVVYLLTTLLTLLAFVGERTSGTLGRLLATPLKESEIVSGYAMAFGIIGTIQAAFLLTVAVLVFNIMIVGNVFLAFFVVALLAVVSQALGILLSSLAKREGQAVQFIPFIILPVFLLSGVFWPVEAIPTWLRPLSYLVPPTYAVDACRAVMLKGWGILKIWPDIIALVIFAAVFLIIAVWSLKRRKD, from the coding sequence ATGAACCTTCGAAGAACCTTTGCCGTGACTAAACGGGTTTTTAGGGATATTAAAAATGATAAACGAACCATAGCATTGATGTTCATAGCCCCTATTTTTGCAATGTTCGTTTTTGGACTGGCCTTCAGTGGAGACGTTGAAAACGTTAATGTTGTAATAGTCAACCACGACCAGGGATTCCAGATGCCAAATGGGGAAAATGTCTCGTTTTCAGATAAGATCATATCTAATCTTGATAAAAAAGTTTTGAACATTGAATACATGAATAATGAAGATAAAGCCGTTGAAAAAGTTGAGGATGGCAAAGCATATGCAGTGATAGTTTTCCCTGAGAACTTTACCCAGGATGCTTACATGGGAATTACAAACTCTGGAATTGCGAACTCTAACTCCACACAAAGTTCATCTTCAATTAATAACACCCAGATAACAATAAAGGGAGATGAAAGTGTTATAAACATTAAAAACACCATACTGGGAACTGTTGGAGATGCAATAACCAAGACCATGAAAAATGAGGGTATAAACTCGCCAATTAATGTCAATTCTGATGCAGTTTACGGTAAAAACGCGGATTTCATAGACTTTTTCGTTCCAGGAATTATGGCATTTGTTGTTTATTTATTAACAACACTGCTCACACTGCTTGCATTTGTTGGTGAGAGAACTTCTGGCACTTTAGGTAGGCTTTTAGCAACACCATTAAAAGAAAGTGAAATTGTTTCAGGTTATGCTATGGCTTTTGGAATAATAGGAACAATACAGGCAGCATTTCTTCTGACTGTGGCCGTTCTTGTGTTTAACATTATGATCGTTGGAAATGTATTTCTAGCGTTCTTCGTGGTTGCACTTTTGGCCGTGGTGTCCCAGGCGCTGGGAATACTACTTTCAAGCCTCGCAAAAAGGGAAGGACAGGCCGTTCAGTTCATACCCTTCATAATATTGCCAGTTTTCCTGCTTTCAGGAGTTTTCTGGCCAGTAGAAGCAATTCCAACATGGTTGAGGCCATTGTCATATCTGGTTCCACCGACCTATGCAGTGGATGCCTGCCGTGCAGTTATGCTTAAAGGGTGGGGAATTCTCAAAATATGGCCGGACATCATTGCACTTGTAATATTTGCTGCGGTGTTCCTTATAATTGCAGTTTGGTCATTAAAAAGGAGGAAAGATTAA
- a CDS encoding ABC transporter ATP-binding protein: MDKKLDHVIQTSSLTKKFGEFKALDNLNLKVNKGEVYGLLGPNGAGKTTTIRILCGISKATSGDAFLLGKMISDESVAPQIGYMPQETALYDGLTVKQNLEFYGEIFGLKKDKINDRIEELLDFIDLKRWKNKIVGNLSGGMKHRVSLACTLIHEPQILFLDEPTVGVDPELRVSFWNYFNLLKESGITILITTHYMDEARHCDRIGFMKGGKIIAEGEPHQLLLKTGTKSLEDAFLEFSKSEVAL; the protein is encoded by the coding sequence ATGGACAAAAAACTTGATCATGTCATTCAAACCTCCTCCTTAACGAAAAAGTTCGGTGAGTTTAAGGCTTTGGACAATCTAAATCTCAAAGTGAACAAAGGAGAAGTTTACGGGCTTTTAGGACCTAACGGGGCCGGTAAAACAACCACCATAAGAATACTCTGCGGCATCTCAAAGGCAACATCTGGAGATGCATTTCTTCTTGGAAAAATGATTTCAGATGAATCCGTAGCACCCCAAATAGGATATATGCCTCAGGAAACCGCACTCTATGATGGTTTAACAGTTAAACAGAACCTGGAATTTTATGGGGAGATCTTCGGCCTTAAAAAGGATAAAATAAACGACAGGATCGAGGAACTGCTCGATTTCATAGATCTTAAAAGGTGGAAGAACAAAATCGTTGGAAACCTGAGCGGCGGAATGAAGCACCGAGTATCACTGGCTTGTACGTTGATCCATGAACCTCAGATCCTTTTTCTGGATGAACCCACTGTAGGGGTTGACCCTGAGCTTCGAGTCTCATTTTGGAATTATTTCAACCTTCTGAAGGAGTCAGGTATAACAATTCTCATCACAACCCATTACATGGACGAGGCAAGACACTGCGACCGTATAGGGTTCATGAAGGGAGGAAAAATTATAGCAGAAGGTGAACCTCACCAATTGCTCCTAAAAACAGGTACTAAGTCACTTGAAGACGCATTTTTAGAGTTTTCAAAAAGTGAGGTGGCTTTATGA
- a CDS encoding TrmB family transcriptional regulator has translation MFDIPVNRDTLKALKIMGLTDYESRTYLALTSIISGTATEVSKVSEVPRSKIYQVLKSLEKKGFIEISRGKPLKFNVIPPKEVFENSRNEIRDSMVNAEAELNVIYENHITNVPAPIWLIHGQDKLVKKEIEIISRAKESLFVMGGFMFEGEPMKLKESLEASVKKGIATSIITVPYCMIDGKQVNVPDEVNFQGLDIKVLSIPHIKMVLRDKKEMLISFCRFQGENVLPDTSIGIWNQYQEFVETISGIYEFIWENELFNRVMDP, from the coding sequence GTGTTTGATATTCCAGTTAATCGTGATACATTGAAAGCCCTTAAGATCATGGGGCTTACAGACTATGAAAGCAGGACTTATCTGGCTTTAACATCCATTATATCTGGAACAGCCACAGAAGTGAGCAAGGTATCTGAGGTACCCCGTTCAAAGATATATCAAGTTCTAAAATCCCTTGAAAAAAAGGGCTTTATTGAGATAAGTAGAGGTAAACCATTGAAATTTAATGTTATACCTCCAAAAGAAGTTTTTGAAAATTCAAGGAATGAAATAAGAGATAGTATGGTTAATGCAGAAGCTGAACTCAATGTTATATATGAAAACCATATAACAAATGTACCTGCCCCCATATGGTTGATTCACGGCCAGGATAAACTTGTGAAAAAAGAGATCGAGATCATTTCCCGGGCAAAAGAATCACTTTTTGTAATGGGAGGGTTCATGTTCGAGGGAGAACCCATGAAATTGAAGGAAAGCCTTGAGGCTTCTGTTAAAAAAGGTATTGCCACAAGCATAATAACAGTGCCTTATTGCATGATTGATGGTAAGCAGGTGAATGTACCTGATGAAGTAAATTTTCAAGGTCTTGATATAAAGGTGTTGAGCATACCTCACATAAAAATGGTTTTGAGGGATAAAAAAGAGATGTTAATTTCATTTTGCAGGTTTCAAGGAGAAAATGTATTACCAGATACTTCAATAGGAATTTGGAACCAATATCAAGAATTTGTTGAAACAATAAGTGGAATATATGAGTTTATATGGGAAAATGAACTTTTTAACAGGGTTATGGATCCATAA
- a CDS encoding glycosyltransferase — MKALFIVTGRGIGGDAVTALNIANALSKYNVECEFALDHSAPGLLLKKKGLTWHKTSIPQAGGHAATKKTLMRAGLRTSKAVLEAAKLCRKVRPDVVVGVIGGGAVIGCLAAKMANIPSVGILITPADARVCTRITTTVALPESNLFQMDIKDKNIHKAYSPVNPDVVIGDREKALKKMPESYDKNLPTILLSSGSTLFEKMAVAVSKLGKSGINANILVVGDPLEKEYMKYFDDEKVIYLGYIDWIRDLYKLVDIAVVTDDGMMIQESIACNLPIVALLGVKYGRYHNLAAVFEGAVLESELDEIEDVLHDAFENMDEMKRNASKYGPDVLNASDNIAKIIYNRINEN; from the coding sequence ATGAAAGCATTATTTATTGTTACAGGAAGGGGTATAGGTGGAGACGCCGTAACAGCCCTTAACATTGCAAATGCATTATCAAAATACAATGTTGAGTGTGAATTTGCACTTGACCACAGCGCACCAGGATTACTTCTCAAAAAAAAGGGTTTAACATGGCACAAAACCAGCATACCACAGGCCGGTGGCCATGCAGCAACCAAAAAAACCCTGATGAGAGCAGGGTTAAGAACTTCAAAGGCAGTTCTTGAAGCTGCAAAACTGTGCAGAAAAGTCCGTCCAGATGTGGTGGTAGGAGTTATAGGTGGAGGAGCAGTTATCGGATGTCTGGCTGCTAAAATGGCCAACATTCCCTCTGTTGGAATCTTGATAACTCCTGCAGATGCCCGAGTTTGTACAAGAATAACCACAACAGTTGCCCTACCTGAATCAAACCTTTTCCAAATGGATATCAAAGACAAAAACATACATAAAGCATATTCTCCAGTAAATCCCGATGTTGTAATAGGGGATAGGGAAAAAGCCCTCAAAAAGATGCCAGAATCTTATGATAAGAATCTTCCAACCATATTACTGTCTTCTGGTTCAACTCTCTTTGAGAAGATGGCAGTTGCAGTATCAAAGCTTGGTAAAAGTGGAATAAATGCTAACATCCTCGTGGTTGGGGATCCACTTGAAAAAGAGTACATGAAGTACTTTGATGATGAAAAAGTCATATATTTAGGTTATATAGATTGGATACGCGATCTTTACAAACTCGTTGATATTGCTGTAGTCACAGATGATGGAATGATGATACAGGAATCCATAGCATGTAATTTACCAATTGTGGCACTTTTAGGCGTAAAATACGGCCGCTACCACAACCTTGCTGCTGTTTTTGAAGGAGCAGTTCTTGAAAGTGAATTGGATGAAATAGAAGATGTATTACACGATGCATTTGAAAACATGGATGAAATGAAACGAAATGCTTCCAAGTACGGTCCGGATGTTTTAAATGCATCAGATAACATTGCAAAGATAATCTACAATCGTATCAATGAAAATTAA
- a CDS encoding FAD-dependent oxidoreductase: MKIVVIGGGPGGRTAAIEAAELGEDVTLIERNKIGGKCLNEGCMVICGLNDVAKFIRNTERFNDIGITNLNPEIDFKKVTNGIKETTGKIRHVITNETQKAGVNVVMGDAKLEEGFVSVGSSTYEYDKLIISTGSHPFIPPIKGVETAKTYKNILEIEEIPEKMIIVGSGVIASEFAGIFSAMGTEVHILCRNKFLKILDDDIKNYVVQKLLKDVKIHENVSVTEIRPDGLSTTNGNMEGLVLLAVGLVPNSYIAKDLVDITDNGEIIVNKRMETSHINIYAAGDVVGGITNTPVSRMEGVVAARNACGISAEVDYRFIPNSISLQYDVGFLSSDNPEGVEGHIPGSAGPGAFWDVLRGETGITKATVDVEKGEIKSLFSISPSARTNMAYMSKLLRDGYETYDFDNFVETHPSTDAVYKLLRFFSKFG, from the coding sequence ATGAAAATCGTAGTTATTGGTGGGGGGCCTGGAGGCAGGACAGCTGCAATTGAAGCAGCAGAACTTGGAGAAGACGTTACATTGATTGAAAGGAATAAAATTGGGGGAAAATGCCTTAATGAGGGCTGTATGGTTATATGTGGCCTCAATGATGTTGCTAAATTCATAAGAAATACTGAAAGATTCAACGATATTGGAATTACAAATTTAAACCCTGAAATAGATTTTAAAAAAGTAACAAACGGGATAAAAGAAACAACAGGAAAAATAAGGCATGTTATAACAAACGAAACCCAAAAAGCCGGCGTGAATGTGGTAATGGGTGATGCAAAGCTTGAAGAAGGATTCGTATCAGTCGGCAGCAGCACCTACGAATACGACAAACTGATAATATCAACGGGTTCCCATCCATTTATCCCACCGATAAAAGGCGTTGAAACTGCAAAAACTTATAAAAACATATTAGAAATTGAAGAAATTCCCGAAAAAATGATTATAGTTGGTAGCGGTGTTATAGCCAGTGAATTTGCAGGTATATTCTCTGCAATGGGTACAGAAGTCCATATTCTCTGCAGGAATAAATTTTTAAAAATCCTTGATGATGATATCAAAAATTACGTGGTCCAGAAACTTCTTAAAGACGTTAAAATCCATGAAAATGTTTCAGTGACAGAAATCCGCCCAGATGGATTATCCACCACAAATGGCAACATGGAAGGCCTGGTTCTTCTTGCAGTGGGCCTGGTTCCAAATTCATACATAGCAAAGGATCTGGTCGATATCACTGATAATGGCGAAATAATTGTAAATAAAAGGATGGAAACAAGCCATATAAACATATACGCTGCAGGTGATGTTGTTGGAGGCATTACAAATACACCCGTTTCAAGGATGGAAGGGGTTGTTGCAGCTCGAAATGCCTGCGGTATCTCAGCTGAGGTAGATTACAGATTTATACCCAACTCAATATCCCTACAATACGACGTTGGTTTTTTAAGTTCCGACAATCCTGAAGGTGTTGAAGGGCACATACCAGGATCTGCAGGTCCTGGAGCGTTTTGGGATGTGCTTAGAGGTGAAACTGGAATTACCAAAGCCACTGTTGATGTTGAGAAGGGAGAAATTAAAAGTTTGTTTTCAATATCCCCATCGGCACGTACCAACATGGCGTACATGTCCAAACTTCTGCGCGATGGTTATGAAACCTATGATTTCGATAACTTTGTGGAAACACATCCTTCAACAGACGCTGTTTACAAGCTTTTGAGATTTTTCTCAAAATTTGGTTAA
- a CDS encoding HypC/HybG/HupF family hydrogenase formation chaperone translates to MCIAAPAQIVEIKDNVATVDFGGVRQQAKLDLVGDLDVGRYVLVHSGYAIEVLTQQEAEESLEAWDELLEILDEEDKENSKAK, encoded by the coding sequence ATGTGTATTGCAGCACCAGCTCAGATCGTTGAAATCAAAGACAATGTTGCCACCGTTGACTTCGGTGGAGTAAGACAGCAAGCTAAACTGGACTTAGTGGGAGACTTAGATGTTGGTAGGTACGTTCTGGTTCATTCAGGATATGCTATAGAGGTTTTAACACAGCAAGAAGCAGAAGAATCCCTGGAAGCATGGGATGAGCTTTTAGAGATCCTTGATGAAGAAGATAAAGAAAATTCAAAAGCTAAATAA
- a CDS encoding amino acid-binding ACT domain-containing protein, producing MWDRIKHKFEKFPARMAVARKIVELGLKVGENGKIYCGNVEISDVALAKSSGVDRRTIKATVNVILQDEQLSAIFRNMHPAGALLKNIANNLGFGVVEIEAHAGNPGILAKSTELISLEGISIRQAHADDPELEEHPRLTLITEKPVKGELINEFLKIPGVKRVSIY from the coding sequence ATGTGGGATAGAATAAAACACAAATTCGAGAAATTTCCAGCACGTATGGCTGTTGCAAGAAAAATAGTTGAACTTGGACTTAAAGTTGGTGAAAACGGCAAAATATACTGTGGAAACGTGGAAATAAGCGATGTAGCCCTTGCAAAATCATCAGGAGTTGACAGACGTACCATAAAGGCAACTGTAAACGTTATACTCCAAGACGAACAGCTTTCAGCCATATTCCGGAACATGCATCCTGCAGGGGCTCTCCTGAAAAACATTGCAAACAACCTGGGATTTGGAGTTGTGGAAATAGAAGCCCACGCTGGAAACCCCGGAATACTTGCAAAATCCACTGAACTCATATCTCTTGAAGGTATAAGCATACGTCAGGCCCATGCAGATGACCCTGAACTTGAGGAACATCCACGTCTCACATTAATAACAGAAAAACCTGTTAAAGGTGAGTTAATAAATGAGTTTTTAAAGATACCCGGTGTTAAGAGGGTTTCTATCTATTAA
- the trpE gene encoding anthranilate synthase component I — protein sequence MNVFGDYNLKIGEPRTTDLNFDSPFELFKRIYSNYPDAFLLESMESDSGLARFSVLGFKPVATLKAYQNVLEIEKDGEKQEIEIKNPFDEIRKLTSTSNEKKGFNGGLVGYVSYESVRHFEPIDLKEFSHPDFEFGLFLDAVIFDRIHNKCEYVTLGENRLEEIQEVSKKELPEVHMEGLTFHETNHYFSKEKYEEMVVEAKKRIKAGEIFQSVISNAREYEIKGSKLSFYERLRKINPSPYMYHLKLGEREIIGSSPEMLVRVEGNKIETFPIAGTRKRGKTVYEDEKLKKELLTDEKERAEHLMLVDLARNDVGKVSEFGSVHVPEYMGVKKYSHVQHMVSKVEGKLRSDKTAVDAFSAMFPAGTLSGAPKIRAMEIIDELEGIPRGPYAGAVGYFSLNGNADFAITIRTMVCDGNRARIQAGAGIVHDSIPEEEYYECENKAGALTKALEVASDAESGDAR from the coding sequence GTGAATGTTTTTGGCGACTACAATTTAAAAATAGGCGAACCCAGAACTACAGATCTTAATTTTGATTCTCCTTTTGAACTATTTAAACGGATATACAGCAACTATCCCGATGCATTTTTACTTGAATCAATGGAAAGCGACAGCGGACTTGCAAGGTTTTCAGTACTCGGATTCAAACCGGTAGCAACCTTAAAAGCCTATCAAAATGTGCTTGAAATAGAAAAAGATGGGGAAAAACAGGAAATTGAAATAAAAAACCCCTTTGATGAAATAAGGAAATTAACATCAACAAGCAACGAAAAGAAAGGTTTTAATGGTGGACTTGTAGGGTACGTTTCATACGAATCTGTCAGGCACTTCGAACCCATTGATCTTAAAGAGTTCTCACACCCGGATTTTGAATTTGGATTGTTCCTGGATGCAGTAATTTTTGATAGAATTCACAACAAATGTGAATACGTTACTCTGGGTGAGAACAGGCTTGAAGAAATTCAGGAAGTCTCAAAAAAAGAATTACCTGAGGTTCATATGGAAGGGCTGACCTTCCACGAAACGAACCATTACTTCTCCAAGGAAAAATATGAGGAAATGGTTGTTGAGGCTAAAAAAAGAATAAAAGCCGGTGAAATATTCCAGAGCGTCATTTCAAATGCTCGTGAATATGAGATCAAGGGTAGTAAACTCTCTTTTTATGAAAGACTCCGCAAAATAAACCCATCCCCATACATGTACCATCTGAAACTTGGAGAACGTGAGATCATAGGATCAAGCCCTGAAATGCTTGTAAGAGTTGAAGGAAACAAAATTGAAACTTTCCCAATTGCAGGCACCAGAAAAAGGGGAAAAACAGTTTATGAAGATGAAAAACTCAAAAAAGAGCTTTTAACTGATGAAAAGGAAAGGGCAGAGCACCTGATGCTTGTGGATCTGGCAAGAAATGACGTTGGAAAGGTCAGTGAATTTGGATCTGTCCATGTTCCAGAGTACATGGGTGTGAAGAAGTATTCCCATGTCCAGCACATGGTATCCAAGGTTGAAGGAAAATTAAGATCTGATAAAACTGCAGTAGATGCATTTTCAGCAATGTTTCCGGCCGGAACATTGAGTGGAGCCCCCAAAATCCGGGCAATGGAAATAATCGATGAACTTGAAGGAATTCCAAGGGGACCATACGCAGGAGCAGTTGGTTACTTCTCCCTCAACGGGAATGCAGACTTCGCAATCACAATACGTACAATGGTATGCGATGGAAACCGTGCCAGGATACAGGCAGGTGCAGGAATAGTCCACGATTCAATTCCGGAAGAAGAGTACTATGAATGCGAGAACAAAGCAGGAGCACTCACAAAAGCTCTTGAAGTTGCAAGCGATGCAGAATCCGGTGATGCAAGATGA
- a CDS encoding anthranilate synthase component II, with translation MILIIDNYDSFTYNLYQLVGELYEDIMVKRNDEITLDEIKKLKPDRIIISPGPGNPKNKRDFGVCMQVIRELGCEIPILGVCLGHQGIFAAFGGDIILTEPVHGKQSEIFHTENGIFKGVKNPLPAARYHSLLCNDATIPECMEVTARTSEGLIMGIKHRENRIYGLQFHPESVGTDEGLKILKNFLEINA, from the coding sequence ATGATACTCATAATCGACAACTACGATTCATTCACTTACAATCTTTACCAGCTGGTTGGGGAACTTTATGAGGACATAATGGTCAAAAGAAATGATGAGATCACATTAGATGAAATAAAAAAGCTCAAACCAGATAGAATAATAATTTCACCAGGCCCGGGCAATCCAAAAAATAAAAGGGATTTTGGTGTCTGCATGCAGGTTATAAGGGAGCTTGGATGTGAAATACCAATTCTTGGAGTTTGTCTTGGACATCAGGGAATATTTGCAGCTTTTGGTGGTGATATAATTCTCACAGAGCCTGTACACGGTAAGCAGAGTGAGATTTTTCACACTGAAAATGGGATTTTCAAGGGTGTAAAAAATCCACTTCCAGCTGCAAGGTACCATTCACTCCTCTGCAATGATGCTACAATCCCTGAATGCATGGAAGTCACTGCAAGAACCAGCGAAGGTCTGATAATGGGGATAAAACATCGTGAAAATCGTATTTATGGACTCCAATTTCATCCAGAATCTGTTGGCACTGATGAGGGTCTAAAAATCCTGAAAAACTTCCTGGAGATAAACGCATGA
- a CDS encoding indole-3-glycerol phosphate synthase TrpC, whose protein sequence is MIQIQDIISQRRKDLQKTMEIKPLKDLKSQFEDISDGSKGFVSRSKNPLKTENLKTRNPKNAEIFKDSITHEENVCVICEYKPASPSMGDISSAPIKDALDVFGESGASAVSILTEKNFFKGSLNNLKSASKITELPLLRKDFVLDEYQIYEAKLAGASAVLLICGVYPDLSSGINLCNDLGIDALVECKNRVDIEGALKAGAQIIGINNRNFEDFTIDLKKTQKLAGYVPPEIVLVSESGVKTPDDAKLLASYGADAILIGTGIMGENNKSKMFEAANGIINVLNGSKVERTSN, encoded by the coding sequence ATGATACAGATTCAGGACATAATAAGCCAGAGAAGGAAAGATCTTCAAAAAACAATGGAAATAAAACCATTAAAAGATTTAAAATCTCAATTTGAGGATATTTCTGATGGAAGTAAGGGTTTTGTTAGTAGGTCAAAAAATCCCTTAAAAACAGAAAATCTCAAGACAAGAAATCCAAAAAATGCAGAGATCTTCAAAGATTCGATAACCCATGAAGAAAATGTCTGTGTTATCTGTGAATACAAACCAGCATCTCCATCAATGGGGGATATCTCATCTGCACCTATTAAAGATGCATTGGATGTTTTTGGAGAATCAGGTGCAAGTGCAGTTTCAATTTTGACAGAGAAGAATTTTTTCAAGGGCAGTTTAAATAATCTAAAATCTGCTTCGAAAATAACTGAACTTCCCCTACTGAGAAAGGACTTTGTACTTGACGAGTACCAGATTTACGAGGCAAAACTTGCAGGTGCAAGCGCTGTTCTCCTGATTTGCGGAGTTTATCCAGATTTAAGTAGTGGAATAAATCTGTGCAACGATCTTGGAATTGATGCACTGGTAGAATGCAAAAACCGGGTTGATATAGAAGGAGCTTTGAAGGCCGGGGCTCAGATAATTGGAATAAACAACAGGAATTTTGAAGATTTCACAATTGACCTCAAAAAAACCCAGAAACTTGCAGGATACGTGCCTCCAGAGATTGTTCTTGTATCTGAAAGTGGTGTAAAGACTCCAGATGATGCAAAACTTCTTGCAAGTTATGGTGCGGATGCAATTTTAATAGGTACGGGCATAATGGGTGAAAATAATAAATCTAAAATGTTTGAAGCTGCCAATGGGATAATAAATGTTCTTAATGGTTCCAAGGTTGAGAGAACTAGTAATTGA